The following are encoded together in the Pseudoalteromonas piscicida genome:
- a CDS encoding ANL family adenylate-forming protein, which yields MDYISKLDSFSDSVALCFEDNAYTYSALLERIAQFESELAEVSSGSVVNIISDYSFEAISLFFALAKKKCIVVPIVTENPEEIEKRQGAVAANLTINLRASVEGKYTYHNNDEQPHELVCQIIEQQHAGLILFSSGSTGTPKAMIHDLDVLMSTYLEKRKKALSIMVFLMFDHIGGLNTLLNSLAMGAKIVIPNQREPEHVASLIEREKVNLLPASPTFLNMMLIANVHKTFDLRSLRMVTYGTEAMPESLLLKLKAELPKVKLLQTFGTSETGIAQTSSRSSASLEIRIDDPNQEYKIVNGELWLKSKTQILGYLNHDMSSFSDGWFQTGDLVEESDGGYLKIIGRIKEVINVGGEKVLPSEVESVVMEVDGVEDCVVYARPNAITGQTVAVNIVLTGGCTAKNIKSSIRKHCKSKLDAYKVPTKYVFNQDAGIGERFKKIRLDKYL from the coding sequence ATGGACTATATTAGTAAGCTTGACTCGTTTTCGGATTCCGTGGCCTTGTGCTTTGAAGATAACGCTTATACTTACTCTGCGTTACTTGAACGTATTGCACAGTTTGAAAGTGAGTTGGCAGAAGTTTCAAGTGGCAGTGTGGTGAATATCATCAGTGACTATTCATTTGAGGCAATTTCGTTATTTTTCGCTCTAGCCAAAAAGAAATGTATTGTTGTTCCTATTGTCACTGAAAACCCTGAAGAGATAGAAAAAAGGCAAGGCGCTGTCGCAGCCAATTTAACGATCAATCTCAGGGCCTCAGTTGAAGGCAAATATACTTACCACAACAATGATGAGCAGCCTCACGAGTTAGTTTGTCAGATCATCGAGCAGCAGCATGCTGGCTTGATTTTGTTTAGTAGTGGAAGTACCGGCACGCCAAAAGCGATGATACACGATCTTGATGTACTGATGTCTACGTATCTTGAGAAGCGCAAGAAAGCGCTCTCTATCATGGTATTTTTGATGTTTGATCACATCGGAGGATTAAACACGTTACTTAACTCTCTTGCTATGGGCGCTAAAATTGTCATTCCAAACCAGCGTGAGCCGGAGCATGTGGCTTCATTAATTGAAAGAGAAAAAGTTAATTTGTTGCCAGCATCACCGACGTTCTTAAATATGATGCTAATCGCAAATGTACACAAAACTTTCGATTTACGTAGCTTAAGAATGGTAACTTATGGTACGGAAGCTATGCCGGAAAGTTTGTTACTTAAACTCAAAGCTGAACTACCAAAGGTTAAGCTGTTGCAGACTTTTGGAACAAGCGAAACCGGAATTGCACAAACATCTAGTCGCTCATCTGCCAGCTTGGAGATAAGAATTGACGATCCTAACCAAGAATACAAAATCGTCAATGGTGAGTTGTGGTTAAAGAGTAAAACTCAAATTCTGGGCTATTTAAATCATGATATGTCGAGCTTTTCTGACGGCTGGTTCCAAACGGGCGATCTTGTAGAAGAGTCTGACGGCGGGTATTTAAAGATTATTGGCCGAATTAAAGAAGTTATTAACGTAGGCGGTGAAAAAGTTCTTCCCAGTGAAGTAGAGTCTGTTGTTATGGAAGTAGATGGTGTTGAGGATTGTGTTGTTTACGCTAGACCAAATGCCATTACCGGACAGACAGTCGCAGTGAATATTGTGCTGACAGGTGGTTGTACAGCAAAGAATATAAAATCTAGTATTCGAAAGCATTGTAAATCCAAGTTGGATGCTTACAAAGTACCTACAAAGTATGTATTTAACCAAGACGCAGGGATTGGAGAGAGGTTCAAAAAAATCCGATTAGATAAATATCTGTAA
- a CDS encoding SDR family NAD(P)-dependent oxidoreductase, whose amino-acid sequence MSLNIVITGTRKGLGKALAEYYLAKGHTVLGCSRQDGTIEHEKYAHYSVDVADESAVINMVRSIRKEYKRVDVLINNAGMAAMNHLLTTPLSSAEKVVKTNLFGTFLFTREVAKLMMKQKSGSIVNYSTVAVPLDLEGEAIYAASKAAVESLTRISAKELAPYGIRVNAVGPTPVPTDLIKAIPKNKIDELLESQAIKRLGEEQDVINVVDFFISPQSDFITGQVLYLGGVFK is encoded by the coding sequence ATGTCGTTGAATATTGTTATCACAGGTACGCGTAAGGGTTTGGGGAAAGCTCTTGCAGAGTATTATTTAGCGAAGGGTCACACTGTCTTAGGTTGTAGCAGACAAGATGGCACAATAGAGCATGAAAAGTATGCACATTACTCGGTAGATGTGGCAGACGAATCAGCTGTAATTAATATGGTTCGATCTATTCGCAAAGAGTACAAGCGCGTTGATGTTTTAATAAATAATGCTGGTATGGCGGCTATGAATCACTTATTGACAACTCCGCTCAGTAGTGCTGAAAAAGTAGTTAAAACAAACTTGTTTGGTACTTTTTTATTTACTCGTGAAGTGGCTAAGTTAATGATGAAGCAAAAGTCGGGTTCGATAGTAAATTATTCAACGGTTGCAGTTCCTTTGGATCTAGAGGGCGAAGCGATATATGCAGCGAGTAAAGCCGCGGTTGAGTCTTTAACGCGTATTTCTGCGAAAGAACTAGCCCCTTATGGTATTCGGGTAAATGCAGTTGGGCCTACACCGGTACCAACTGATCTAATTAAAGCAATACCAAAAAACAAAATTGATGAGCTATTGGAATCACAAGCAATCAAGCGCCTCGGAGAAGAGCAGGATGTGATCAACGTCGTTGATTTCTTCATATCACCTCAGAGTGATTTTATTACGGGCCAAGTATTATACTTAGGAGGAGTATTTAAGTGA
- a CDS encoding SDR family NAD(P)-dependent oxidoreductase, producing the protein MNNSKLFLITGASSGIGLATCKKLLHEGHRVLAVSRTKKEQISTLNEQYPEQLYFESRDLSSDIDQIPKWMIALAGKYGKLSGLVHAAGLSIVMPNRFNGHDKMLEIFNLNLFSALALAKGFGAKKVSYGEGASIVFVASVAASIGTTGLVNYGSSKAALIGAVRSLAKELAPVKTRVNSVSPGLIKTELTANIYDEDYFEKLEKLYPLGLGKETYVADAIGFLLSDSAEWITGTDIVVDGGVSLGINE; encoded by the coding sequence ATGAATAATTCTAAATTGTTCTTAATAACGGGAGCAAGTTCAGGGATTGGACTCGCGACTTGTAAGAAATTACTTCACGAAGGTCATAGGGTATTGGCTGTGTCTCGCACTAAGAAAGAGCAAATTAGTACCCTAAATGAACAGTACCCTGAGCAGCTTTATTTTGAGTCGAGAGATCTGTCGAGCGACATTGATCAGATCCCTAAATGGATGATTGCGTTGGCTGGTAAATATGGCAAGTTGTCTGGGCTTGTCCATGCTGCAGGACTATCGATTGTAATGCCAAATCGGTTCAATGGTCATGATAAAATGCTTGAGATTTTCAATCTGAATCTCTTTTCAGCATTAGCCTTGGCAAAAGGATTTGGGGCTAAAAAAGTAAGCTATGGAGAAGGAGCTTCCATTGTATTTGTCGCCTCTGTTGCAGCCTCGATTGGTACTACAGGCCTCGTAAACTACGGGTCATCAAAAGCAGCGTTAATAGGTGCAGTGAGGTCACTTGCGAAAGAGCTGGCGCCCGTAAAGACAAGAGTTAATAGTGTTTCTCCCGGGCTGATAAAAACAGAGCTAACTGCAAACATCTATGATGAAGATTACTTTGAAAAGTTAGAAAAGCTATATCCCCTTGGGCTCGGAAAAGAGACTTACGTTGCTGATGCCATAGGTTTTCTTCTTTCTGATAGCGCTGAGTGGATCACCGGAACAGATATAGTTGTCGATGGCGGTGTAAGTTTGGGAATTAACGAATAA
- a CDS encoding 3-oxoacyl-[acyl-carrier-protein] synthase III C-terminal domain-containing protein — MAKSKFNHVKVSGISTVVPENVKCIDDEVDLYGGNEKQIARIKKAVGLNKRHVVDEHTTTLDLCIDATKRLFEELKVDKEQIDGLIFVTQTPDHFQPANAAIAHGKLELNTSAASFDVSLGCSGYVYGLWLAHMMVETGACSNVLLLAGDTLSRCVNERDRSTAPLFGDAGTATLVQRSDVKMPSYFSLHTDGSGSQHIMQPAGAFRTPFSEVTRNSTVVDEDGNHKSQEDLLMNGAEVFNFSIKVEPPSVQDILEFSQKSIDDINYVFFHQANQYIISNIARRLKLPKEKAPSDIVSHYGNQSSASIPCAICHVIPNSDKPVEQESVLSGFGVGLSWASAVLSLQEAKVLNVNIYNK, encoded by the coding sequence ATGGCTAAAAGTAAATTTAATCACGTTAAAGTCTCTGGTATTTCTACGGTAGTTCCCGAAAATGTTAAATGTATCGACGATGAAGTTGACTTATACGGTGGTAATGAAAAGCAAATAGCTCGTATAAAAAAAGCGGTAGGGCTAAATAAGAGACATGTTGTTGATGAGCATACGACTACGCTTGATCTGTGTATTGATGCCACAAAAAGGCTGTTTGAAGAGCTGAAAGTTGATAAGGAACAGATTGACGGCCTTATCTTTGTAACTCAGACTCCGGATCATTTTCAACCAGCTAACGCTGCGATTGCCCACGGTAAATTGGAATTAAATACATCAGCAGCCTCTTTCGATGTGTCTTTGGGATGCTCGGGTTATGTATACGGACTTTGGCTAGCACATATGATGGTTGAGACTGGGGCGTGTAGTAATGTATTGTTGTTGGCTGGCGACACACTCAGTCGTTGCGTCAATGAAAGAGACCGCTCTACAGCTCCGTTGTTTGGAGACGCTGGTACAGCAACGTTGGTGCAACGAAGCGATGTCAAGATGCCAAGTTATTTTAGTTTGCATACAGATGGCTCTGGTTCACAACATATTATGCAACCAGCTGGAGCATTTAGAACACCTTTTTCCGAAGTGACTCGCAACAGCACCGTAGTAGATGAAGATGGTAACCATAAGAGCCAGGAAGATCTACTAATGAATGGCGCTGAGGTATTCAATTTCTCTATTAAGGTTGAGCCGCCTTCTGTGCAGGACATTCTTGAATTCAGCCAAAAATCCATTGATGATATTAACTATGTTTTCTTCCATCAAGCGAACCAGTATATCATCTCGAATATCGCCAGAAGATTGAAACTACCGAAAGAAAAGGCACCTAGCGATATTGTTTCACACTATGGCAATCAAAGTAGCGCCTCAATCCCCTGTGCGATATGCCATGTCATTCCAAATAGCGATAAGCCAGTGGAACAAGAAAGTGTTCTATCAGGCTTTGGTGTTGGCTTATCTTGGGCGAGTGCGGTGTTGTCTTTACAAGAAGCGAAAGTTCTAAACGTTAATATATATAACAAGTGA
- a CDS encoding NeuD/PglB/VioB family sugar acetyltransferase, with product MKKKILIVGGGGLGRELYSWVNMSNSQYDVVGFLDDNTSILDGFDYPVGVVSTIQDYQPDPGVFLVMGIMSPSAKKKVATILTVRGAEFMTFIHDSAVIGYNNKIGYGCVITPGCILTSDTELGDMVFLNTNSTIGHDAKVGAYSSINGKVELCGGVQLEDECLVGSHVLVIPGKRIGANAVLGAGSVVVGNVKAGTTVFGNPAKRI from the coding sequence ATGAAAAAAAAGATACTGATAGTGGGCGGAGGAGGCCTTGGCAGGGAGCTCTATTCTTGGGTTAACATGTCGAATTCCCAATATGATGTAGTGGGCTTTCTTGATGATAATACAAGCATTCTCGATGGCTTCGACTATCCTGTTGGAGTCGTGTCTACCATACAAGACTACCAACCTGATCCCGGTGTTTTTCTTGTCATGGGGATCATGTCCCCATCTGCAAAGAAAAAAGTAGCGACTATTCTTACTGTTCGTGGCGCTGAGTTCATGACTTTTATTCATGATAGCGCTGTAATTGGATATAATAATAAAATAGGATATGGTTGTGTCATCACGCCTGGCTGCATCCTTACGAGTGACACAGAGCTGGGAGATATGGTGTTTCTCAATACCAACTCAACAATTGGACATGACGCAAAAGTTGGTGCTTATAGCTCGATTAACGGCAAGGTAGAGTTATGCGGAGGTGTGCAACTAGAAGACGAGTGTCTGGTGGGATCTCATGTGTTAGTCATACCAGGTAAGCGGATTGGTGCCAATGCTGTTTTGGGGGCTGGTAGTGTGGTAGTTGGAAATGTTAAAGCTGGTACAACTGTCTTTGGCAATCCAGCCAAAAGGATATAA
- a CDS encoding PIG-L deacetylase family protein, protein MKNVLVVAPHADDEILGCGGAIVKHLEAGEQVFIAIMTNAALGAPEMFDVAAIEKTRAEAKRSHELLGVTETIFYDFPAPQLEQYPQYKIASALNQLIKEKQIDTLYIPHKGDLHLDHGAIYNACLVAARPVPGQCVKHIYSYETLSETEWGHPTTEAVFIPRKFVALSEHHFEKKLAAMECFASQLKEFPNTRSLEAIRNLAAVRGATIGTHYAESFDIIRSIAD, encoded by the coding sequence ATGAAGAATGTGTTAGTTGTAGCCCCTCACGCTGATGATGAGATATTGGGGTGTGGTGGTGCAATTGTCAAACACCTGGAAGCTGGAGAGCAGGTTTTTATCGCCATTATGACAAATGCTGCTTTAGGTGCCCCTGAAATGTTTGACGTCGCAGCTATTGAAAAGACCAGAGCTGAAGCTAAACGTTCTCATGAATTACTTGGGGTTACGGAAACTATTTTTTATGATTTTCCAGCTCCTCAGCTGGAGCAATATCCACAATATAAAATAGCATCTGCGCTGAACCAGTTAATTAAAGAGAAGCAAATAGATACATTGTATATTCCGCATAAAGGTGATTTACACTTGGATCATGGGGCAATATACAATGCATGTCTTGTTGCGGCAAGGCCCGTTCCAGGACAATGTGTGAAACACATCTATTCATACGAAACTTTGTCTGAAACAGAGTGGGGCCATCCTACAACTGAAGCTGTTTTTATTCCCAGAAAGTTTGTTGCACTCAGTGAACATCACTTTGAAAAGAAGCTTGCGGCTATGGAGTGTTTTGCCAGTCAGCTAAAAGAGTTTCCAAATACGCGCTCATTGGAAGCAATTCGGAATCTAGCGGCTGTGCGTGGTGCTACCATTGGGACCCACTACGCTGAGTCATTTGATATTATCAGAAGTATCGCAGATTGA
- a CDS encoding methionyl-tRNA formyltransferase, giving the protein MRVVFIGGVKSSAVTLKKLIEHNVDIAMVYGFEPNTTQLVSGYENFATICANSGLNYTPFKKINDHTNEIESLDFDVLFVVGVSQLVSQRIIDAAQAGAIGFHPTQLPKGRGRAPLAWLVDEIQDGAATFFVLEEEADAGAIFEQECFSVVESDTAKSVELKVLDAMDVALDRLLPKIKRGEWNPIPQDDALATEYAIRKPDDGLISWSLPAHRIDRLIKAASEPHPGAFTFHDETKIKVLSSRVENTIKITGVTGRVLKVRDQEVLVQTGSGLIWIAPEQQHMTRLKVGQLLGYRVELEIFKLRQELQHLKSCMGDKV; this is encoded by the coding sequence ATGAGAGTTGTGTTTATTGGCGGAGTTAAGTCTAGTGCGGTGACGTTGAAAAAACTCATAGAGCATAACGTGGACATTGCAATGGTTTACGGTTTTGAGCCAAACACGACTCAGTTAGTGAGCGGCTATGAGAACTTCGCTACAATATGTGCCAACAGTGGTCTAAATTATACGCCGTTTAAAAAGATTAACGACCATACCAATGAAATAGAGAGCTTAGATTTTGATGTACTGTTTGTGGTAGGTGTTTCTCAATTGGTATCGCAGAGAATCATCGACGCAGCGCAAGCTGGTGCGATAGGCTTTCATCCAACACAACTGCCCAAGGGGCGGGGGCGTGCGCCTCTTGCTTGGTTAGTTGATGAAATTCAAGATGGCGCCGCAACATTTTTTGTTTTAGAAGAAGAAGCTGATGCGGGTGCTATTTTCGAGCAAGAGTGCTTTTCAGTCGTCGAATCTGACACCGCAAAGTCTGTAGAGCTTAAAGTACTAGATGCAATGGATGTTGCATTGGACCGCTTACTGCCTAAAATTAAGCGCGGCGAGTGGAACCCGATACCTCAAGATGACGCTTTGGCTACAGAGTATGCGATAAGAAAACCAGACGATGGGCTAATTTCCTGGTCTTTACCAGCGCATAGAATAGACCGCCTAATCAAAGCTGCTTCTGAGCCTCACCCTGGTGCGTTCACATTTCACGATGAAACTAAAATTAAAGTACTCTCATCACGGGTTGAGAATACGATAAAAATTACAGGGGTGACTGGTCGTGTGCTTAAAGTACGTGATCAGGAAGTACTAGTGCAAACTGGCTCAGGCTTGATTTGGATTGCACCAGAACAACAGCATATGACACGGCTTAAAGTTGGCCAGTTGTTGGGTTACAGGGTTGAACTTGAAATTTTTAAACTGAGACAAGAATTGCAGCACTTAAAGTCTTGTATGGGAGATAAAGTATGA
- a CDS encoding sugar transferase, translated as MKRIFDFVICGVVLTLLSPLLLLSVIMIKLTSKGPVFFLQERLGKNGQLFQVYKFRTMTDEVRRFDVQVYNSDSEVTLFGKFARRLKIDELPQLLNVLKGDMSIVGPRPCLPSLQKEFNEDGQARLLVRPGLTGLAQVNGNIYLSWEERWKLDRQYVENQSLLLDLKIILRTVAVVFLGEKWGKKA; from the coding sequence ATGAAAAGAATATTCGATTTTGTAATCTGCGGGGTTGTGTTAACTCTACTGTCACCTCTACTGCTTCTTTCAGTGATTATGATAAAGCTAACAAGTAAGGGACCTGTTTTCTTTCTGCAAGAGAGGCTTGGTAAAAATGGACAATTATTCCAAGTGTATAAGTTTAGAACTATGACGGATGAAGTCAGAAGGTTTGATGTGCAAGTTTATAACTCTGATAGTGAAGTTACGTTATTCGGCAAGTTTGCCAGACGTTTAAAAATTGATGAGTTACCACAGTTATTAAATGTACTGAAAGGCGATATGTCTATCGTAGGACCAAGACCTTGCCTACCTTCACTGCAGAAAGAGTTTAATGAAGACGGGCAAGCTCGTTTACTTGTCCGGCCAGGATTAACTGGTTTAGCTCAAGTGAATGGCAATATTTATCTTTCCTGGGAAGAGCGTTGGAAGCTGGATAGGCAATATGTTGAAAATCAATCTCTACTGCTTGATTTGAAGATTATTCTAAGGACGGTAGCCGTGGTTTTCCTGGGTGAAAAATGGGGTAAAAAGGCATGA
- a CDS encoding glycosyltransferase family 4 protein — protein sequence MKVLYFHQHFSTPKGAAGIRSYEMASRLVKHGHQVTMVCGSYGGGETGLTGPFSAGRREGKVDGIDIIEFDLAYSNSDGFIKRTGTFLVFALKSIGIALTHKYDVVFATTTPLTAGIPGIIARWFRRKTFVFEVRDLWPEIPREMGVIKSPVILAAMSVLEWCSYRSAHRAIGLSPGIVDGIIRQGVSPSKVALVPNGCDLGIFSAELEAWRPEGVTDSDLMAIFTGTHGMANGLDAALDAAVELKKRGRDDIKLVFVGQGKLKAELQKRAETEKLDNVIFHPPVSKTKLAGLMRSADIGMQLLANVPAFYYGTSPNKFFDYISAGLPVLNNYPGWLAEMITREECGYTIPPNDATAFADALEHVSANRDKLPEVGGKSLALAKKQFNRNDLADKWINWVLEGK from the coding sequence ATGAAGGTTTTATATTTTCACCAACACTTTTCAACGCCTAAAGGCGCGGCAGGTATACGCTCATATGAGATGGCTAGTCGACTAGTAAAGCATGGCCATCAGGTCACTATGGTGTGTGGCAGCTATGGAGGTGGGGAAACAGGGCTTACAGGGCCTTTTTCTGCTGGTCGGCGGGAAGGGAAAGTGGATGGTATTGATATTATTGAATTTGATCTGGCATACTCAAATAGTGATGGTTTTATAAAAAGAACGGGGACTTTTCTGGTCTTTGCTTTAAAAAGTATAGGTATTGCTTTAACCCACAAATACGATGTGGTATTTGCCACCACTACGCCACTTACAGCGGGTATTCCTGGTATTATCGCTCGATGGTTTCGTCGGAAAACATTTGTGTTTGAGGTTAGAGATTTGTGGCCAGAAATTCCCAGAGAAATGGGAGTCATCAAAAGCCCGGTTATCTTGGCTGCAATGTCGGTGCTTGAGTGGTGCTCATACCGTTCGGCTCATAGAGCTATTGGGTTATCTCCAGGTATCGTTGATGGAATTATCAGACAAGGAGTCTCCCCCAGTAAAGTTGCGCTGGTGCCTAATGGGTGTGATTTGGGGATTTTTTCAGCAGAATTAGAAGCTTGGAGGCCAGAGGGGGTTACTGATAGTGACTTGATGGCTATTTTTACCGGGACGCATGGTATGGCAAACGGTCTAGATGCGGCCCTTGATGCAGCTGTTGAACTAAAAAAACGAGGCAGAGACGATATAAAACTTGTTTTTGTGGGACAGGGTAAGCTCAAAGCTGAACTACAGAAGAGGGCAGAAACCGAAAAATTGGATAATGTAATTTTTCACCCACCAGTGAGCAAAACTAAACTAGCTGGACTGATGCGCTCTGCGGATATTGGAATGCAATTATTAGCCAATGTTCCTGCGTTTTATTATGGTACATCACCTAACAAATTCTTCGATTATATTTCAGCAGGATTGCCTGTTTTGAACAACTACCCGGGGTGGCTGGCTGAGATGATCACCCGTGAGGAATGTGGTTATACAATACCTCCTAATGATGCTACAGCATTCGCTGATGCACTAGAGCACGTATCAGCCAATAGGGATAAATTGCCGGAAGTGGGAGGCAAATCTTTGGCGTTGGCCAAAAAGCAATTTAATAGGAATGACTTGGCAGATAAATGGATAAACTGGGTGCTTGAGGGTAAGTGA
- a CDS encoding heparinase II/III domain-containing protein, whose protein sequence is MMILKAKTALALGVHNLARVFVYQLGVKLGLNPVKRITGELKQGDFFAKDISTQSDLPENTLWLNKHCYFGVTSTRSGLPNWHESCLTQSLASSDLPWFSLGDFDNELGDIKGVWEASRFDWAISLAQSAKRGDADALTRLNFWLNDWVQNNPAFMGTNWKCGQEASIRVMHLALASLILGQVDKAQPALLSFVRTHLRRISPTIMYAVAQDNNHGTSEAAALYIGGSWLAVNGDADGIKWQKQGVKWLENRAKRLIERDGSFSQYSVNYHRVMLDTYCLLELWRRHLKLSQFSSLLYDRLQAASKWLYYFTIHSSGDAPNLGANDGARLLPMTNSGYRDFRPSVQLANALFNNAIAYPGEGEFNAPLKWMNLSLPDKRLDVKKPTDFTDGGYCFLGNERAEVFFNYPCFKFRPSQCDALHLDFWIDGINVIRDGGTYSYNAGQSFIDYYAGTESHSTVAFDRHEQMPRLSRFLLGNWLKTINKKALRVSGGIQSVAAGYRDAHQCVHDRSIELRASSLLVKDVVSGFNERAISRLRLAPLAWQLNGNELVSDVCTIKISADIHIERLELVNGKESRFYYQESDIPVLELEVHEAGVITMEIHY, encoded by the coding sequence ATGATGATATTAAAGGCTAAAACTGCGCTGGCGCTGGGTGTTCACAACTTGGCTCGTGTTTTCGTTTATCAGTTGGGTGTCAAGCTGGGCCTCAACCCAGTAAAACGGATTACTGGTGAACTTAAGCAAGGCGATTTTTTTGCTAAGGATATTAGCACCCAATCGGATCTACCGGAGAACACGCTTTGGCTCAATAAGCACTGCTACTTTGGTGTCACTTCTACTAGAAGTGGACTTCCTAACTGGCATGAGAGTTGTCTTACTCAGTCATTGGCCTCCTCAGATCTGCCTTGGTTTAGCTTGGGTGATTTTGATAATGAGCTTGGCGATATCAAAGGCGTATGGGAAGCATCTCGCTTTGACTGGGCGATAAGTTTGGCTCAAAGTGCTAAACGTGGGGATGCTGATGCGTTGACTCGGCTGAACTTTTGGCTAAACGACTGGGTACAAAATAATCCTGCGTTTATGGGAACGAATTGGAAGTGTGGGCAAGAAGCCTCTATTCGTGTCATGCATTTAGCTTTAGCCTCGTTAATTTTGGGGCAGGTAGACAAAGCGCAACCTGCTCTTTTAAGTTTTGTTAGAACACACTTGAGGCGAATTTCTCCGACTATCATGTATGCAGTCGCGCAGGACAATAACCATGGCACATCAGAGGCCGCAGCACTGTACATTGGTGGTTCATGGTTAGCAGTAAATGGCGACGCTGATGGCATAAAATGGCAAAAGCAGGGGGTCAAATGGCTTGAAAACAGAGCTAAGCGCTTGATTGAACGAGATGGTAGTTTTAGTCAATACTCGGTGAATTACCACCGAGTAATGCTTGATACCTATTGTCTGTTAGAGCTTTGGCGCAGGCACTTGAAGCTTAGTCAGTTTTCGTCATTACTGTATGATAGACTTCAAGCGGCAAGTAAATGGCTTTATTACTTCACCATTCATAGCTCCGGAGATGCACCTAACCTAGGTGCAAACGATGGCGCGCGCCTTCTTCCTATGACTAACTCTGGCTACAGGGATTTCAGACCGAGTGTCCAGTTGGCAAATGCGTTGTTTAATAATGCAATTGCTTATCCCGGAGAAGGGGAGTTTAACGCGCCGTTAAAATGGATGAACTTATCGCTTCCAGACAAACGGCTCGATGTGAAAAAACCAACTGACTTCACGGATGGTGGATATTGTTTTTTAGGCAATGAGCGTGCCGAGGTTTTTTTTAACTATCCATGCTTTAAGTTCAGACCGAGTCAATGCGATGCACTGCATCTCGATTTTTGGATTGATGGCATTAATGTCATCAGAGATGGCGGTACATACAGTTATAATGCAGGCCAATCATTTATTGATTACTATGCTGGTACTGAGAGCCATTCTACAGTCGCGTTTGATAGGCATGAGCAAATGCCAAGGCTAAGCCGCTTTTTGTTAGGTAATTGGCTAAAGACGATTAATAAAAAAGCATTGCGAGTATCAGGTGGTATCCAAAGCGTTGCTGCGGGTTATCGAGATGCACACCAATGTGTGCATGATCGCAGCATTGAATTAAGGGCGTCCAGTCTCTTAGTTAAAGATGTTGTATCGGGATTCAACGAGCGCGCTATCTCAAGACTTCGTTTAGCACCGCTTGCCTGGCAGCTCAATGGGAATGAATTGGTCAGTGATGTATGCACCATTAAGATAAGCGCGGATATTCACATTGAAAGGCTTGAATTAGTTAATGGAAAAGAATCTCGATTTTATTATCAAGAATCAGATATCCCTGTGCTAGAACTAGAAGTTCACGAAGCAGGTGTAATAACAATGGAAATACACTATTAA